A stretch of the Bradyrhizobium arachidis genome encodes the following:
- a CDS encoding 2-oxoacid:ferredoxin oxidoreductase subunit beta — protein sequence MTYIAKPKFHHPGLKKNELGYTHRDYEGKISTLCAGCGHDSITASIIEACYELSIEPHRVAKISGIGCSSKTPDYFLGNSHGFNSVHGRMPSVLTGANLANRDLIYLGVSGDGDSASIGFGQFAHSIRRAVNMTYIVENNGVYGLTKGQFSATADRGSKSKKGVTNTDNAIDLVAIALQLGATFVARSFSGDKSQLVPLIAAAIRHKGASFIDVVSPCIAFNNHAGSTKSFDYVREHNDAVNRLDVLVGRDPIAVDYAPGTVQVVEQHDGSRLALRKLDADYDPHDRLGAMTFLQKHAAKGQIVTGLLYVDPDAEDLHEHLNTVEAPLNTLEADTLCPGSAVLDKINASLR from the coding sequence ATGACCTACATTGCAAAGCCGAAATTCCATCACCCGGGCCTGAAGAAGAACGAGCTCGGCTACACGCATCGCGACTACGAGGGCAAGATCTCGACGCTGTGCGCCGGCTGCGGCCATGACTCGATCACCGCCTCCATCATCGAAGCCTGCTACGAGCTCTCGATCGAGCCGCATCGGGTTGCAAAAATCTCCGGCATCGGCTGCTCGTCCAAGACGCCGGACTACTTTCTCGGCAATTCGCACGGCTTCAACTCCGTGCACGGCCGCATGCCATCGGTGCTGACCGGCGCCAATCTCGCCAACCGCGATCTGATCTATCTCGGCGTGTCCGGCGACGGCGATTCCGCCTCCATCGGCTTCGGCCAGTTCGCGCATTCGATCCGGCGCGCCGTCAACATGACCTATATCGTCGAGAACAACGGCGTCTACGGCCTGACCAAGGGCCAGTTCTCGGCGACCGCCGACCGCGGCTCGAAATCCAAGAAGGGCGTCACCAACACCGACAACGCCATCGACCTCGTCGCGATCGCGCTGCAGCTCGGCGCCACCTTCGTCGCGCGCTCCTTCTCCGGCGACAAGAGCCAGCTCGTGCCGCTGATCGCGGCCGCGATCCGCCACAAGGGCGCGTCCTTCATCGACGTCGTCAGCCCGTGCATCGCCTTCAATAACCATGCCGGCTCGACCAAGAGCTTTGACTATGTCCGCGAGCACAATGACGCGGTGAACCGGCTCGACGTGCTGGTCGGGCGCGACCCGATCGCCGTCGACTACGCGCCCGGCACGGTGCAGGTGGTCGAGCAGCATGACGGCTCCAGGCTCGCGCTGCGCAAGCTCGATGCCGACTACGATCCGCATGATCGCCTGGGTGCGATGACCTTCCTGCAGAAGCACGCCGCAAAGGGCCAGATCGTCACGGGACTACTCTATGTCGATCCCGACGCCGAGGATCTGCACGAGCATCTCAACACGGTCGAGGCACCGCTGAACACGCTGGAAGCGGATACCCTCTGTCCGGGATCGGCTGTGCTGGACAAGATCAATGCCAGCCTGCGGTAG
- a CDS encoding 2-oxoacid:acceptor oxidoreductase subunit alpha, protein MSDKKPISSVNDFVVRFANVNGSGSASANEMFARSILRHGVPVSPRNIFPSNIQGLPTWYEVRVTEDGHLGARGGVDLMVAMNPQTWDKDVAGIEPGGYLFYDSTKPMPSTKFRDDITVIGVPLTAITNSTYTDPRQRQLFKNIIYLGSLSALLDMDPKLIEQLIGEQYKGKEKLLSSNVHALHLGRDWALQNLKCPIGLRVKKSDKVGDRIFIEGNSAAALGAVYGGATVCAWYPITPSSSVAEAFTAHCKKYRHDPATGKANYAIVQGEDELASIGMVIGAGWNGARAFTATSGPGISLMTEFIGLSYFAEIPAVIMNIQRAGPSTGMPTRTQQCDIIACAYASHGDTKHVLLFPEDPAEAFEFAAASFDLAERLQTTIFLMLDLDIGMNHRLSRPLKWDDARQYDRGKVMTAEMLEEGRDFGRYLDVDGDGIPYRTYPGTHPTKGSYFTRGTSRDRYARYSEEGPVYADNMQRLVRKFETAQDLVPRPLQANAERPTKYGVIYFGSTSPAMDEAIGLLEARGHQLDRLRIRAFPFHSSVASFLAEHDFVYVVEQNRDGQLRQLIVNENGIDPVRLVPILHYDGSPITARFIAKAIGDHQDHLKVTPLRKAVS, encoded by the coding sequence ATGTCCGACAAAAAGCCGATCAGCAGCGTAAACGACTTCGTCGTCCGCTTCGCCAACGTCAACGGCTCGGGCTCGGCTTCTGCGAACGAGATGTTCGCGCGCTCGATCCTGCGCCATGGCGTTCCGGTCTCGCCCCGCAACATCTTTCCCTCCAACATCCAGGGTCTGCCGACCTGGTACGAGGTGCGGGTGACCGAGGACGGCCATCTCGGCGCCCGCGGCGGCGTCGACTTGATGGTGGCGATGAATCCGCAGACCTGGGACAAGGACGTCGCCGGCATCGAGCCGGGCGGCTATCTGTTCTACGATTCCACCAAGCCGATGCCGTCGACGAAGTTTCGCGACGACATCACCGTGATCGGCGTGCCCCTGACCGCGATCACCAACTCCACCTATACCGATCCGCGGCAGCGCCAGCTCTTCAAGAACATCATCTATCTGGGTAGCCTCTCCGCGCTGCTCGACATGGATCCAAAACTGATCGAGCAGCTGATCGGCGAGCAGTACAAGGGCAAGGAAAAACTGCTCTCCTCCAACGTCCACGCGCTGCATCTCGGACGCGACTGGGCGCTGCAGAATCTGAAATGCCCGATCGGGCTGCGGGTGAAGAAATCCGACAAGGTCGGCGACCGCATCTTCATCGAGGGCAACAGCGCCGCCGCGCTTGGCGCCGTCTATGGCGGGGCCACTGTGTGCGCCTGGTATCCGATCACGCCATCCTCGTCGGTGGCGGAAGCCTTCACTGCCCACTGCAAGAAATATCGTCACGATCCCGCGACGGGGAAGGCGAACTACGCCATCGTCCAGGGCGAGGACGAGCTGGCCTCGATCGGCATGGTGATCGGCGCCGGCTGGAACGGCGCCCGCGCCTTCACCGCGACGTCGGGCCCTGGCATCTCACTGATGACGGAGTTCATCGGGCTGTCCTACTTCGCCGAAATCCCGGCCGTGATCATGAACATCCAGCGCGCCGGCCCGTCGACGGGCATGCCGACGCGCACCCAGCAATGCGACATCATCGCCTGCGCCTATGCTTCGCATGGCGACACCAAGCACGTGCTGCTGTTCCCGGAAGATCCGGCTGAGGCCTTCGAGTTTGCGGCCGCATCCTTCGACCTCGCCGAGCGGCTGCAAACCACGATCTTCCTGATGCTCGATCTCGACATCGGCATGAACCACCGCCTCAGCCGTCCGCTGAAGTGGGACGATGCGCGGCAATACGACCGCGGCAAGGTGATGACCGCGGAGATGTTGGAAGAAGGCCGCGATTTCGGCCGCTATCTCGACGTCGATGGCGATGGCATTCCCTACCGTACCTATCCCGGCACGCATCCGACCAAGGGCTCCTACTTCACCCGCGGCACCTCGCGCGACCGCTATGCGCGCTATTCCGAGGAAGGCCCCGTCTATGCCGACAACATGCAGCGTCTGGTGCGCAAGTTCGAGACCGCGCAGGATCTCGTGCCGCGTCCGCTGCAGGCCAATGCCGAACGGCCGACCAAATACGGCGTGATCTACTTCGGCTCGACATCGCCGGCGATGGACGAGGCGATCGGGCTATTGGAGGCGCGCGGGCATCAGCTCGATCGCCTGCGCATCCGCGCCTTCCCGTTCCATTCCAGCGTCGCGAGCTTTTTGGCCGAGCACGACTTCGTCTATGTGGTCGAGCAGAACCGTGACGGCCAGCTCCGTCAGCTCATCGTCAACGAGAACGGCATCGATCCGGTGCGCCTCGTGCCGATCCTGCACTATGACGGCTCACCGATCACCGCCCGCTTCATCGCAAAAGCCATTGGCGACCACCAGGATCACCTCAAGGTGACCCCGCTCCGCAAGGCCGTGTCATGA
- a CDS encoding FAD-dependent oxidoreductase, protein MKPTDIAAPDYFHKVVDCQWACPAHTPVPEYIRLIAQGRYSDAYMINWKSNVFPGILGRTCDRPCEPACRRGRVEETPVAICRLKRVAADFKDDIKQRLPHPAAKNGKRIALVGGGPASLTVARDLAPLGYHCTVFDGDPEAGGMMRTQIPKFRLPNSVIDEETGYILNLGVEFKGGHRIESMNALLAEKYDAIFVGSGAPRGRELDIPGRKEAAANIHIGIEWLANVSFGHVDKIGKRVIVLGGGNTAMDCCRTARRLGGEKVTVVVRSGFEEMKASPWEKEDAIHEDIPILNYMVPVAFKHVAGKLIGVTFQHVKAEYDAKGRRNLVPSGDPDQTIPCDDVLVAVGQENAFPWIEQDCGIEFDKWHMPKVDQKTFVSTNPKVFFGGDAAFGPKNIIWAVAHGHDAAMSIHRLLSGEDINERPLPEVQISSQKMGIHEWSYDNDISIDKRFKVPHRDKVVALKDIRAEVELGYDVKLALGEAHRCLNCDVQTVFSTSLCIECDACADICPMDCITFTDNGEESDLRTRLKAPSPHPDQDLYVSSDLKTGRVMVKDEDVCLHCGLCAERCPTGAWDMQKYFIEMTYAGSSCPTKSRSAA, encoded by the coding sequence ATGAAACCGACCGATATTGCGGCCCCCGACTACTTTCACAAGGTAGTCGATTGTCAGTGGGCCTGTCCTGCGCACACTCCTGTTCCCGAATATATCCGGTTGATCGCGCAAGGCCGCTACAGCGACGCCTACATGATCAATTGGAAGTCGAACGTGTTCCCCGGAATTCTGGGACGCACCTGCGACCGCCCATGCGAGCCGGCCTGTCGCCGCGGCCGCGTCGAGGAAACTCCGGTCGCGATCTGCCGCCTCAAACGCGTTGCCGCCGACTTCAAGGACGACATCAAGCAGCGCCTGCCGCACCCCGCAGCGAAGAACGGCAAGCGCATCGCGCTGGTCGGCGGCGGACCCGCCTCGCTGACCGTGGCGCGCGACCTCGCGCCGCTCGGCTATCACTGCACCGTGTTCGACGGCGATCCGGAAGCGGGCGGCATGATGCGGACGCAGATCCCGAAGTTCCGCCTGCCCAATTCCGTGATCGACGAGGAGACCGGCTACATCCTCAATCTCGGCGTTGAATTCAAAGGCGGTCACCGCATCGAGAGCATGAATGCGCTGCTCGCGGAGAAATACGACGCGATCTTCGTCGGCTCCGGCGCGCCACGCGGCCGCGAGCTCGACATTCCCGGCCGGAAAGAGGCCGCGGCCAACATTCATATCGGCATCGAATGGCTGGCCAACGTGTCGTTCGGCCATGTCGACAAGATCGGCAAACGCGTCATCGTGCTCGGCGGCGGCAACACCGCGATGGATTGCTGCCGCACCGCGCGCCGGCTCGGCGGCGAGAAAGTCACGGTGGTCGTCCGCTCCGGCTTCGAGGAGATGAAGGCCTCGCCGTGGGAGAAGGAAGACGCGATCCACGAGGATATTCCGATCCTCAACTACATGGTGCCGGTGGCATTCAAGCATGTCGCCGGCAAGCTCATCGGCGTCACCTTCCAGCACGTCAAGGCCGAATACGACGCCAAAGGCCGCCGCAATCTGGTGCCTTCGGGCGACCCCGATCAGACCATTCCCTGCGACGACGTGCTGGTGGCGGTCGGCCAGGAGAATGCCTTCCCCTGGATCGAGCAGGATTGCGGCATCGAGTTCGACAAATGGCACATGCCCAAGGTCGATCAGAAGACCTTCGTCTCGACCAATCCAAAGGTGTTCTTCGGCGGCGACGCCGCTTTCGGCCCCAAGAACATCATCTGGGCGGTGGCGCACGGCCATGACGCCGCGATGTCGATCCACAGGCTGCTGTCCGGCGAGGACATCAATGAGCGGCCGTTGCCGGAGGTGCAAATCTCCTCGCAGAAGATGGGCATCCACGAGTGGAGCTACGACAACGACATCTCCATCGACAAGCGCTTCAAGGTGCCGCATCGCGACAAGGTCGTCGCGCTGAAGGACATCCGTGCCGAGGTCGAGCTGGGCTATGACGTCAAGCTCGCGCTCGGCGAGGCGCATCGCTGCCTGAACTGCGACGTGCAGACCGTGTTCTCGACCTCGCTGTGCATCGAGTGCGACGCCTGCGCCGACATCTGCCCGATGGACTGCATCACCTTCACTGATAATGGCGAGGAAAGCGACCTGCGCACCCGCCTGAAGGCGCCTTCACCGCATCCGGACCAGGACCTCTACGTCTCCAGCGACCTGAAGACGGGCCGCGTGATGGTGAAGGACGAAGACGTCTGCCTGCATTGCGGGCTGTGTGCAGAGCGCTGCCCCACCGGTGCCTGGGACATGCAAAAATATTTCATCGAAATGACTTACGCGGGATCATCATGTCCGACAAAAAGCCGATCAGCAGCGTAA
- a CDS encoding DUF4286 family protein yields the protein MPLAGKGMLLTSMDIDAEHEADFNRWYDREHLEERVAIDGFLEARRYVAHAANPKYLSLYSTATLDVLDSPAYRARLANQTEWSRQTMARFKNMLRVVARITISHGTGRGVALGVVRLRPTADNASALRDALREKFAPEKSAGIISIHLLESEAELSGPTAGIPSVPNAGARDWFVLIDGTHVSAVSSVIAERFTGPAVSPSTLPVSVGTYCLMWDLAKSDINSHIKNDLASG from the coding sequence ATGCCGCTCGCCGGGAAGGGCATGCTGCTGACGTCGATGGATATCGACGCGGAGCATGAAGCCGATTTCAACCGCTGGTACGACCGCGAACATCTCGAGGAGCGCGTCGCGATCGACGGATTCCTGGAGGCGCGGCGCTATGTCGCGCATGCCGCCAACCCCAAATATCTCAGCCTCTATTCGACCGCGACGCTCGACGTGCTCGACAGCCCCGCCTACCGGGCGCGGCTCGCCAACCAGACCGAGTGGTCGCGCCAAACCATGGCGCGCTTCAAGAACATGCTGCGTGTGGTGGCGCGCATAACCATCAGCCACGGCACCGGGCGCGGCGTTGCGCTCGGCGTGGTGCGGCTGCGGCCGACGGCCGACAACGCGAGCGCCTTGCGTGACGCACTGCGGGAAAAATTCGCGCCGGAAAAATCCGCCGGTATCATCTCCATACATCTGTTGGAGAGCGAGGCGGAATTGTCCGGTCCCACGGCGGGGATTCCGTCAGTGCCAAATGCCGGCGCGCGAGACTGGTTCGTCCTGATCGACGGCACGCATGTCAGCGCGGTGTCTTCGGTGATCGCCGAACGCTTCACCGGCCCCGCAGTATCGCCGTCCACGCTGCCCGTTTCCGTCGGCACCTACTGCCTGATGTGGGATCTCGCCAAGAGCGACATCAACAGTCACATCAAAAACGACTTGGCAAGCGGTTGA
- the pip gene encoding prolyl aminopeptidase — translation MAPDADAARSAKRADPFAPLTSEMLAVADGHELYVESVGRSDGIPAVYLHGGPGSGCQPDHRRLFDPERFCAVLFDQRGCGRSRPKGGREANTLPHLIADLEAIREKFGFERWMVVGGSWGATLALAYAEAHPERVSGIVLRATFLGTRAEVEAGFTVRLPQFYPALNEDFLSVLPPEERKRPVEAYWRRILDADPAVHGPAARAWHDTERTLSEHKPARTRIDVASLNSTGPLPATPFMEAHYFSNDSFMTPDQLLQNAGRLAGIHGIIIQGRYDLLCPPEISQALAKVWPGSEIRVVEEAGHSLYDPGVRDAVMRAIADLASGTPR, via the coding sequence ATGGCGCCTGACGCCGATGCGGCCAGATCGGCTAAACGTGCCGATCCCTTTGCGCCGCTGACATCCGAGATGCTCGCCGTCGCTGATGGCCACGAGCTCTATGTCGAGAGCGTCGGTCGTTCCGACGGCATTCCCGCTGTTTATCTGCATGGCGGCCCCGGCAGCGGCTGCCAGCCCGATCATCGCCGGCTGTTCGATCCCGAGCGCTTCTGCGCCGTGCTGTTCGACCAGCGCGGCTGTGGCCGCAGCCGGCCCAAGGGCGGACGCGAGGCCAACACACTGCCGCACCTGATCGCCGACCTGGAAGCGATCCGCGAAAAATTCGGCTTCGAGCGCTGGATGGTGGTCGGCGGCTCCTGGGGCGCGACGCTGGCGCTGGCCTACGCCGAGGCCCATCCCGAGCGCGTCTCAGGGATCGTGCTGCGCGCGACCTTCCTCGGCACGCGGGCGGAAGTCGAGGCCGGCTTCACCGTGCGGTTGCCGCAATTCTATCCCGCACTGAACGAGGACTTCTTGAGCGTGCTCCCACCGGAGGAGCGTAAGCGCCCGGTCGAGGCTTATTGGCGTCGCATCCTCGATGCTGACCCGGCCGTGCACGGTCCGGCTGCGCGGGCCTGGCATGACACCGAGCGCACGCTGTCGGAGCACAAGCCGGCGCGCACGCGGATCGACGTGGCGTCCCTGAACTCGACGGGGCCACTGCCCGCAACGCCGTTCATGGAAGCGCATTATTTTTCCAACGACAGCTTCATGACGCCGGACCAGCTCCTGCAAAACGCCGGCAGGCTCGCCGGCATTCACGGCATCATCATCCAGGGCCGTTACGATCTGTTGTGCCCGCCCGAGATATCGCAGGCTCTGGCGAAGGTCTGGCCGGGCTCCGAGATTCGCGTCGTGGAAGAAGCCGGCCATTCGCTCTATGATCCCGGCGTGAGGGACGCCGTGATGCGCGCCATTGCCGACCTCGCTTCCGGGACGCCACGATAA
- the pqqE gene encoding pyrroloquinoline quinone biosynthesis protein PqqE, producing the protein MSDVLGDNNVPPAASDSLAVLEKQRSTAETFGIPLAVLLEVTHRCPLQCPYCSNPVELDRAGKELTTDEWKKVLSELAEIGVLQVHFSGGEPTARKDLVELVKHASDVGLYTNLITSAVLLTRDRLSDLADAGLCHVQISFQGTEDGLADRVAGYKGAHHKKIEVAKWTRELDLPLTVNAVMHRQNLNQLPDIIQMSLDLDADRLEVANVQYYGWALKNRAALMPTVAQLDECTRIVEEARERLKGRLSIDYVVPDYYALRPKKCMGGWGRQFFNISPAGKVLPCHAAESITGLEFESVRSNHSIAWIWQNSEAFNLYRGTGWMKEPCKTCEFREIDFGGCRCQAFALTGDAANTDPACALSPMHETIFKQAEREAEGDTNRFLYRNFAGGTLESENGA; encoded by the coding sequence ATGAGTGACGTGCTGGGCGATAACAACGTTCCCCCCGCCGCGAGCGACAGTCTCGCGGTGCTGGAGAAGCAGCGCTCGACGGCGGAGACTTTTGGCATTCCGCTCGCCGTGCTGCTCGAGGTGACGCATCGCTGCCCGCTGCAGTGCCCCTATTGTTCCAACCCGGTCGAGCTCGACCGAGCCGGCAAGGAACTGACGACCGACGAGTGGAAGAAGGTGTTGAGCGAGCTCGCCGAGATCGGCGTGCTGCAGGTCCATTTCTCCGGCGGCGAGCCGACTGCGCGCAAGGACCTGGTCGAGCTGGTCAAGCACGCCAGCGATGTCGGCCTCTACACCAATCTGATCACCTCGGCCGTGCTGTTGACGCGCGACAGGCTCAGCGATCTCGCCGATGCCGGCCTCTGCCATGTGCAGATCAGCTTCCAGGGCACCGAAGACGGCCTCGCCGATCGCGTTGCCGGCTACAAGGGCGCGCATCACAAGAAGATCGAGGTCGCGAAATGGACGCGCGAGCTCGACCTCCCGCTCACCGTGAACGCGGTGATGCATCGCCAGAATCTGAACCAACTCCCCGACATCATCCAGATGTCGCTCGATCTCGACGCCGACCGGCTCGAGGTTGCCAATGTGCAATATTACGGCTGGGCACTGAAGAACCGCGCCGCGCTGATGCCGACGGTGGCGCAGCTCGATGAGTGCACCCGCATCGTCGAGGAGGCGCGCGAACGGCTGAAGGGCCGGCTTTCGATCGACTACGTCGTGCCGGACTATTATGCGCTGCGGCCGAAGAAATGCATGGGCGGCTGGGGCCGACAGTTCTTCAACATCTCGCCTGCCGGCAAGGTGCTGCCCTGCCACGCCGCCGAGAGCATCACCGGCCTCGAATTCGAATCCGTGCGCTCCAACCATTCGATCGCCTGGATCTGGCAGAATTCCGAGGCATTCAACCTCTATCGCGGCACCGGCTGGATGAAGGAGCCATGCAAGACCTGCGAATTCCGCGAGATCGATTTCGGCGGCTGCCGCTGCCAGGCCTTTGCGCTGACGGGCGACGCCGCCAATACGGATCCGGCCTGCGCGCTGTCGCCGATGCACGAGACCATCTTCAAGCAGGCCGAGCGCGAAGCCGAGGGCGACACCAACCGCTTCCTCTATCGCAACTTTGCCGGCGGGACCCTGGAATCCGAGAATGGCGCCTGA
- the pqqD gene encoding pyrroloquinoline quinone biosynthesis peptide chaperone PqqD has product MAAPRHISVSEASRPVLPRHAKLKYDETRRVWVILAPERVLAPDEIAVEVLQLCDGARNVGAVADLLAEKYAAPREAILTDVIAMLQDLADKGFLTEAREKTP; this is encoded by the coding sequence ATGGCAGCGCCGCGTCACATCAGCGTCAGCGAGGCAAGCCGGCCCGTGCTGCCGCGGCATGCCAAGCTGAAGTATGATGAGACCCGAAGGGTCTGGGTGATCCTGGCGCCGGAACGGGTGCTGGCGCCGGACGAGATCGCCGTCGAGGTCTTGCAGCTCTGCGACGGCGCGCGCAATGTCGGAGCTGTGGCCGACCTGCTCGCGGAGAAGTATGCTGCCCCGCGCGAGGCGATCCTGACCGACGTGATCGCCATGCTGCAGGATCTCGCCGACAAAGGCTTCCTCACCGAGGCACGCGAGAAGACACCATGA